The following proteins are encoded in a genomic region of Leptotrichia sp. oral taxon 215 str. W9775:
- a CDS encoding MarR family transcriptional regulator yields MYLEIEALLDEFYKTYYKIEEINLNQVIKCLTTTELHVIEAIGEESLTMNELADKLGITMGTASVAVNKLTDKYFIERNRSESDRRKVFVQLSKKGLLAYKYHGNFHSNILEKVTSEIPKEKLNTFVEVFKIIVNNLNKVKKDIQPESILSFEKGDIVQVSSFKGSPAIRKYLNEKGIVIKSLIKILDINKHIIMLLVDGDEKVISIDDASDIMVTRNYV; encoded by the coding sequence ATGTATTTAGAAATCGAAGCATTGCTAGATGAATTTTATAAGACATATTATAAAATTGAGGAAATTAACTTGAATCAGGTTATAAAATGTCTTACTACTACTGAATTACACGTAATTGAAGCAATTGGGGAAGAATCTCTTACAATGAATGAGCTCGCTGATAAGCTTGGAATTACAATGGGAACAGCATCTGTTGCAGTAAATAAACTGACAGATAAATATTTTATAGAACGTAACCGTTCTGAAAGTGACAGAAGAAAAGTTTTTGTACAGTTATCTAAAAAAGGACTTCTGGCTTACAAATATCATGGAAACTTTCATTCAAACATTCTTGAAAAAGTCACTTCAGAAATTCCTAAAGAAAAACTCAATACTTTTGTTGAAGTTTTCAAGATAATTGTAAATAACCTTAATAAAGTAAAAAAAGATATTCAGCCAGAATCCATACTGAGCTTTGAAAAGGGAGATATTGTTCAGGTGTCATCTTTTAAAGGGAGCCCCGCAATAAGAAAATATTTGAATGAAAAAGGAATTGTTATAAAATCCCTTATCAAAATACTTGATATTAACAAACACATTATTATGCTGCTTGTTGACGGAGATGAAAAAGTTATCAGTATTGATGATGCTTCTGATATAATGGTTACAAGAAATTATGTATAA